A single Populus nigra chromosome 13, ddPopNigr1.1, whole genome shotgun sequence DNA region contains:
- the LOC133671690 gene encoding ABC transporter G family member 1-like — protein sequence MHNPFSHSMIKLPADGKTCMASSSPSSNYETDHSALSPSDEFMEAVDLENGPAFGSCRDVHRKDVSITWENLGVTVSDRKHGCRSILQGLTGYARPGEVLAIMGPSGCGKTTLLDALAGRLDSSTKHTGEVLINGRKQPLAYGTSAYVTQDDVITWTLTVREAVFYSAQLQLPNSMSLSKKKERAETTIKEMGLQDSMDTRIGGWSNKGLSSGQKRRVSICIEILTRPKLLFLDEPTSGLDSAASYYVMKRMVDLAKQDRMTIIASIHQPSSQVFQLFHNLCLLSSGQTIYFGRSDRANKFFELNGFPCPSHQNPSDHYLHTINTDFDEDMDQGFHAKKTTEEAINFLVRSYKSSHTCQQIQRHVAEICSLDREELKKGSQANFISQCLILTRRSFVNMYRDLGYYWLRLAIYIALCSGLGSVFYDIGSGYSSIQARGSLLMFTASFLTIMAIGGFPSFVEDMKVFQRERLNGHYQSAAFVFSNTVSSTPFLLVISLIPGAITYYLVGLQQGCAQFIYFALTLLACMMLVESLMLIVASIMPNFLMGLITGAGIQGLMILSGGFFRLPHDLPLVFWRYPLYYIAFHRYAYQGLFKNEFEGLTFPNGQVLQGGGPAYIKGEEILRIIWQVEMRYSNWMDLAMLFAMVAFYRLVLLIVLGTVEKFKPIIREIKFVFLSKTKKNIS from the exons ATGCATAATCCCTTTTCACACAGCATGATTAAGTTGCCAGCTGACGGAAAGACTTGCATGGCTTCTTCATCACCTAGCTCCAACTACGAAACAGACCACAGTGCATTGTCTCCAAGTGACGAATTTATGGAGGCAGTTGACTTGGAAAATGGCCCAGCCTTTGGAAGCTGTCGGGATGTCCACCGGAAGGATGTTTCAATAACATGGGAGAACCTTGGGGTGACAGTTTCCGATAGGAAACATGGGTGCAGATCCATTCTTCAAGGACTCACCGGCTATGCTCGGCCTGGGGAGGTCTTGGCAATCATGGGTCCTTCGGGCTGCGGCAAGACTACTCTTCTTGACGCACTAGCTG GGAGATTAGATTCCAGCACAAAGCATACTGGAGAAGTTCTAATCAATGGTCGAAAACAGCCATTGGCATATGGGACTTCG GCTTATGTGACTCAAGACGATGTTATAACATGGACACTAACTGTAAGAGAAGCTGTCTTCTACTCAGCTCAACTCCAACTACCCAATTCAATGTCATTAAGCAAGAAAAAAGAGCGAGCAGAGACGACAATAAAAGAGATGGGGTTACAAGACTCAATGGACACAAGAATAGGAGGATGGAGCAACAAGGGCCTAAGTAGTGGGCAGAAGAGGAGAGTGAGCATTTGCATAGAGATTTTAACTCGGCCGAAGCTTCTTTTCCTCGACGAGCCAACAAGTGGACTTGACAGTGCTGCATCATATTATGTCATGAAACGAATGGTAGATCTTGCTAAGCAAGACAGAATGACAATTATTGCATCCATTCATCAACCTAGCAGTCAAGTCTTTCAGCTCTTTCACAACCTATGCCTTCTGTCTTCAGGACAAACAATATACTTTGGTCGCTCTGATAGAGCTAATAAG TTTTTTGAATTGAACGGTTTCCCTTGCCCGAGTCACCAAAACCCATCTGATCATTACCTACACACAATCAACACAGATTTTGATGAG GACATGGATCAAGGTTTCCATGCAAAGAAAACCACCGAGGAAGCAATCAATTTTCTTGTAAGATCTTATAAATCATCACATACTTGCCAGCAAATCCAAAGACATGTAGCAGAAATATGTAGCTTG GACAGGGAAGAACTAAAGAAGGGCAGCCAGGCTAACTTCATTTCCCAGTGCCTTATTCTCACAAGAAGGTCTTTTGTGAACATGTATCGAGATCTAGGCTACTACTGGCTCCGTCTGGCCATTTATATTGCGTTATGTTCAGGCTTAGGATCCGTTTTCTATGACATAGGCTCTGGTTACAGCTCGATACAG GCAAGAGGTTCACTGCTTATGTTCACTGCTTCCTTCTTGACAATTATGGCTATTGGGGGTTTCCCTTCATTTGTGGAGGACATGAAG GTTTTTCAACGGGAAAGATTAAACGGACATTATCAGTCGGCTGCATTTGTTTTCAGCAACACAGTTTCTTCAACACCCTTCTTGCTTGTTATATCTTTGATTCCCGGAGCAATAACTTACTACCTTGTTGGCCTCCAACAAGGTTGCGCACAGTTCATCTACTTTGCCTTGACACTCCTTGCTTGCATGATGCTGGTGGAAAGCCTAATGCTGATTGTTGCAAGCATCATGCCAAATTTCCTGATGGGTCTAATAACAGGAGCAGGGATCCAAGGGTTAATGATACTAAGTGGCGGTTTCTTCCGGCTGCCGCATGATCTTCCCTTAGTTTTCTGGAGATATCCGTTATACTACATTGCTTTCCATAGATATGCGTACCAGGGGCTCTTTAAAAACGAGTTTGAAGGACTGACATTTCCTAATGGTCAGGTGCTGCAAGGAGGAGGGCCTGCTTACatcaaaggtgaagaaattTTGAGAATTATATGGCAGGTGGAAATGCGTTACTCGAACTGGATGGATCTTGCCATGTTATTTGCAATGGTAGCTTTCTATCGGCTCGTGTTGTTAATTGTACTTGGAACTGTTGAAAAGTTTAAGCCTATAATTAGAGAAATCAAGTTTGTTTTTcttagtaaaacaaaaaaaaatattagttga
- the LOC133671109 gene encoding MLP-like protein 28, translated as MSLSSRMEVAVETSVPAEKFHDIFSTSTITQLSSMSPAKVQAVHLLKGEWEKPGCTISWNFYIDGAPTAAKVMEDIDNTKLSTTFNVIEGDLMGAYKSFKAIVQATPKGHGSVVRWTMIYEKLSENIPAPTAFVDFAVDLTKDINAHMTQAQA; from the exons ATGTCTCTTAGTAGTAGGATGGAGGTTGCTGTAGAAACCAGCGTTCCTGCTGAAAAGTTTCATGATATTTTCAGTACCAGTACAATAACCCAATTATCCTCCATGAGTCCTGCTAAGGTCCAAGCTGTTCATCTCCTTAAAGGTGAATGGGAGAAACCTGGCTGTACTATCAGTTGGAATTTTTATATCG ATGGAGCCCCTACGGCGGCCAAGGTTATGGAAGACATAGATAACACAAAACTATCGACCACCTTCAATGTGATTGAAGGAGATTTAATGGGGGCTTATAAGAGTTTCAAAGCCATCGTTCAAGCTACTCCTAAAGGTCATGGCAGCGTGGTGCGTTGGACAATGATATATGAGAAGCTGAGTGAAAATATTCCAGCTCCAACAGCATTTGTCGACTTTGCAGTCGATTTAACCAAAGATATTAATGCTCACATGACCCAAGCACAGGCATGA
- the LOC133671110 gene encoding MLP-like protein 34 — MEVDVETNVRAEKFHDIFSSSTLPQVSCMSPAKLQAVHLLEGEWGKPGCTIFWNFCIDGAPKVAKEVIEDIDNTKLSTTFKVIEGDLIEAYKSFKVIVQATPKGHGSVVHWTLIFEKLNENIPAPTAFLDNAVDFTKDINAHMTRAKA; from the exons ATGGAGGTTGATGTAGAAACTAACGTTCGTGCTGAAAAGTTTCATGATATTTTCAGTAGCAGTACTCTACCCCAAGTATCTTGCATGAGTCCTGCTAAGTTACAAGCTGTTCATCTCCTTGAAGGAGAATGGGGGAAACCTGGCTGTACTATCTTTTGGAATTTTTGTATCG ATGGAGCCCCTAAGGTCGCCAAGGAGGTGATAGAAGACATAGATAACACAAAACTATCGACCACCTTCAAAGTGATTGAAGGAGATTTAATCGAGGCTTATAAGAGTTTCAAAGTCATCGTTCAAGCTACTCCAAAAGGTCATGGCAGCGTAGTGCACTGGACACTGATATTTGAGAAGCTGAATGAAAATATTCCAGCTCCAACAGCATTTCTGGACAATGCAGTCGATTTCACCAAAGATATTAATGCTCACATGACCCGGGCAAAGGCATGA